Proteins from a single region of Salinibacter grassmerensis:
- a CDS encoding glycoside hydrolase family 13 protein, with protein sequence MGGVYGSVYDRRYGGDLQGVIGRLPYLNSLGVTALYFNPVFSARSLHKYDGSSYHHIDPNFGPDPSGDRQLIAQEDPTNPSTWRTTAADSLFFALVEKAHARDLRVIIDGVFNHTGRDFFAFADLVEDQAESRYADWYAVSSFDDPAMSDTSEFDYTGWWGVASLPEFANNEAGTNLQSGPKQYILDATERWMDPNGNGDPSDGVDGWRLDVAEEVPVGFWQEWNAHVRDLSPAAYTVPEVWEDASGYLEKGGFEKGGFSATMNYHGFACPVKGFLVDRAIELSRFAELLREPRAAYPPRVRRGLQNLIGSHDTPRLATMVVNRADTGYAQPERFDYDNGAIVDVRQNPDYKVRAPTASERRLQRLAVLFQMTYVGAPMVYHGDEAGMWGAYDPDDRKPMVWPDKTCDVEDNHPYGHDRPADPVAFNDDLFATYRDLIALRRDHEALRRGPTPAGRDRTASGGPGPHRGGPASRYVGGRGKKKAPRFRYVRSCLSAPGHGSQDGVEDPLHVGTHRGGERHRRVPYLETGPVLLGHRQERLLRQVHPSRAHLVLAGTADVLDGKSLVPQRKPDGVRPADADEGEGPAGAGRAFDADGPGRHVVVQDVGRNREGHFLPGI encoded by the coding sequence ATGGGCGGGGTCTACGGCAGCGTGTACGACCGGCGCTACGGCGGCGACCTGCAGGGCGTGATCGGCCGCCTGCCGTACCTTAACTCCCTCGGCGTGACGGCACTTTACTTCAATCCGGTCTTCTCCGCCCGCTCGCTCCACAAGTACGACGGGTCGAGCTATCACCATATCGACCCCAACTTCGGCCCAGACCCGTCGGGCGACCGCCAGCTGATCGCCCAGGAGGATCCGACGAACCCGTCTACCTGGCGCACGACCGCGGCCGACTCACTGTTCTTTGCGCTGGTAGAGAAGGCCCACGCCCGTGACCTGCGGGTGATTATCGACGGGGTGTTCAACCACACGGGGCGCGACTTTTTTGCCTTCGCGGACCTCGTCGAGGATCAAGCCGAGTCCCGCTACGCCGACTGGTACGCGGTCAGTTCGTTTGACGACCCCGCCATGTCGGACACCAGCGAGTTCGACTATACGGGCTGGTGGGGCGTGGCGTCCCTCCCCGAGTTTGCTAACAACGAGGCCGGGACCAACCTGCAGTCCGGGCCGAAGCAGTACATTCTGGACGCCACCGAGCGGTGGATGGACCCGAACGGCAATGGCGACCCGTCCGACGGCGTCGATGGCTGGCGGCTCGACGTGGCGGAGGAGGTGCCGGTGGGGTTCTGGCAGGAGTGGAATGCACACGTCCGTGATCTGAGCCCGGCGGCGTACACGGTGCCCGAGGTGTGGGAGGACGCATCCGGATACCTTGAAAAGGGAGGCTTCGAAAAGGGAGGCTTCTCGGCGACGATGAACTATCACGGGTTTGCCTGCCCCGTGAAAGGCTTCCTCGTCGACCGCGCAATTGAGCTGTCCCGCTTCGCCGAACTGCTACGCGAGCCCCGGGCGGCCTATCCGCCGCGGGTGCGACGGGGGCTGCAAAACCTCATCGGGTCGCACGACACGCCCCGCCTCGCCACCATGGTCGTGAACCGTGCCGACACGGGCTATGCCCAGCCGGAGCGGTTCGACTACGACAACGGTGCGATCGTGGACGTGCGCCAGAACCCGGACTACAAGGTCCGGGCCCCCACGGCCTCGGAGCGGCGCCTCCAGCGGCTCGCGGTGCTCTTTCAAATGACGTACGTCGGCGCGCCGATGGTCTACCACGGCGACGAGGCCGGGATGTGGGGCGCTTACGACCCCGACGACCGGAAGCCGATGGTGTGGCCCGACAAAACCTGCGATGTGGAGGACAACCATCCGTACGGCCACGACCGACCGGCCGACCCAGTGGCCTTCAACGACGATCTGTTCGCGACCTACCGAGACCTCATCGCGCTGCGTCGCGACCATGAGGCCCTGCGCCGCGGCCCGACCCCAGCAGGACGAGACCGGACTGCTTCTGGAGGTCCCGGGCCACACCGGGGTGGCCCTGCGTCCCGGTACGTAGGGGGCAGGGGCAAAAAGAAGGCGCCGAGATTCAGGTATGTGCGAAGCTGTCTGTCCGCGCCCGGGCATGGATCACAGGACGGCGTCGAAGATCCGCTGCATGTCGGTACGCATCGGGGCGGGGAGAGACACAGACGCGTCCCCTACCTGGAGACGGGCCCCGTCCTGCTCGGCCACCGTCAGGAACGTCTTCTGCGACAGGTACACCCGAGTAGGGCCCACCTCGTCCTCGCCGGGACGGCTGATGTCCTCGATGGGAAGAGCCTCGTCCCCCAAAGAAAGCCCGACGGAGTCCGCCCGGCTGATGCCGATGAGGGTGAGGGCCCAGCGGGTGCCGGACGGGCCTTCGATGCCGACGGCCCGGGCCGACACGTCGTCGTTCAGGACGTGGGGCGTAATCGTGAGGGTCATTTCCTCCCCGGGATTTGA
- a CDS encoding 5-formyltetrahydrofolate cyclo-ligase, translating into MDARFDTKSAAREAVWDALENEGIARFPFPPHGRIPNFEGAPAAAERLFEQPPLAEARRLKVNPDAPQRHVRIEALRRGCVVFVPTPRLRGGFKQLDPTSIPDDEIKPAVSLSKMDRWAEPVALNNLPQLDAIVTGSVAVTREGHRCGKGEGYSDLEYAILRELGHDPVPVATTVHSLQCVASVPTDPHDLPLSQIVTPEETIEATDSPAPPTGIDWTALSEADLEEMPVLRQLRG; encoded by the coding sequence ATGGACGCGCGGTTCGACACCAAATCAGCGGCCCGAGAGGCCGTATGGGATGCGCTGGAGAACGAAGGAATCGCGCGCTTTCCATTTCCCCCGCACGGCCGCATTCCCAATTTTGAGGGGGCGCCCGCCGCGGCCGAACGACTGTTCGAGCAGCCGCCCCTGGCGGAGGCCCGTCGCCTCAAGGTCAACCCCGACGCTCCCCAGCGCCACGTACGGATTGAGGCGTTGCGGCGCGGGTGCGTCGTGTTTGTGCCGACGCCGCGCCTGCGCGGCGGGTTCAAGCAGCTCGACCCGACGTCGATTCCCGACGATGAGATCAAGCCGGCCGTGAGTCTTTCGAAGATGGACCGCTGGGCGGAGCCGGTGGCCCTCAACAACCTCCCGCAACTTGATGCAATTGTGACCGGCTCGGTGGCCGTGACGCGGGAAGGGCATCGCTGCGGGAAGGGCGAGGGGTACAGCGACCTCGAGTACGCAATTCTTCGGGAGCTCGGGCATGATCCGGTTCCGGTGGCCACGACGGTACACTCCCTCCAATGCGTCGCGTCGGTCCCGACCGACCCGCACGACCTGCCGCTCTCCCAGATTGTCACTCCGGAGGAGACGATCGAGGCTACGGATTCGCCCGCGCCGCCGACGGGCATCGACTGGACGGCCCTTTCGGAGGCGGACCTGGAGGAGATGCCCGTCCTTCGGCAGCTTCGGGGATAG
- a CDS encoding MFS transporter, whose amino-acid sequence MNANDRSIIALVTTGHGLVHTYELSIPIFMTVWLAELGIAEATLGAVVGAGYFLFGAGALPSGILVDRFGSRRLIAGGLAGMGAAFVLLGLLPGLWGLGAALLAWGAAASVYHPAGLALISTGVRQRGRALAYHGIAGNVGIAGGPLVTALLLLAFDWATVAVLLGLPALVAAAAAWRASVDESAAVGAHGATGDGTSAAPAESARRTALWRQTRQLFASGFAGVFVLVALSGLYYRGMLTFLPDLLTPLVAVDLPIDVSAGRYVYAGLLTVGIAGQYVGGRLSDRAGTEWILAGALGLLAAVAAVFLPVAGWGTGALLIASAGLGFLLFLVQPLYQATVAEYTPPDTRGLSYGYTYLAVFGIGAAGAALSGGLLQITGPSLLFGVLAGIALLGAGLSAGLAVRRGQGAGPEEGEDRSP is encoded by the coding sequence ATGAACGCCAACGACCGCTCCATCATCGCGCTCGTGACGACGGGTCACGGACTGGTCCACACCTACGAGTTGTCGATCCCGATCTTCATGACCGTCTGGCTCGCAGAGCTGGGGATTGCGGAAGCGACCCTCGGGGCCGTCGTGGGGGCCGGATACTTTTTGTTTGGGGCCGGCGCGCTGCCGAGCGGCATTCTCGTGGACCGCTTCGGATCGCGGCGGCTCATTGCCGGCGGCCTCGCGGGGATGGGGGCGGCGTTCGTGCTGCTGGGGCTTCTTCCGGGGCTATGGGGCCTCGGGGCGGCACTGCTGGCGTGGGGGGCGGCGGCCAGCGTGTACCACCCCGCCGGGCTCGCCCTCATCAGTACGGGGGTGCGGCAGCGAGGGCGGGCGCTGGCCTACCACGGGATCGCAGGCAACGTGGGCATTGCGGGCGGGCCACTCGTCACGGCCCTCCTGCTGCTCGCGTTCGACTGGGCGACGGTGGCCGTCCTACTTGGCCTGCCCGCCCTCGTCGCGGCGGCCGCGGCGTGGCGGGCGTCCGTCGACGAGAGTGCGGCTGTGGGCGCCCACGGCGCGACGGGGGACGGCACGTCGGCGGCCCCGGCGGAGAGTGCGCGTCGCACGGCGTTGTGGCGGCAGACCCGACAGCTCTTCGCGTCGGGATTTGCGGGGGTGTTTGTGCTCGTGGCCCTGTCGGGGCTGTACTACCGCGGCATGCTCACCTTCTTGCCGGACCTGCTCACGCCGTTGGTGGCGGTCGACCTGCCGATCGACGTGTCGGCGGGCCGGTACGTCTACGCCGGCCTCCTAACGGTGGGCATCGCGGGGCAGTACGTAGGCGGGCGCCTGTCGGACCGGGCGGGGACGGAGTGGATCCTCGCCGGCGCGCTGGGGTTGCTGGCCGCGGTGGCCGCCGTTTTTTTGCCAGTGGCGGGGTGGGGGACCGGCGCGCTACTCATCGCGAGCGCGGGCCTGGGCTTCCTGCTGTTCCTGGTGCAGCCGCTCTACCAGGCCACGGTGGCCGAGTATACCCCGCCCGACACGCGTGGGCTCTCCTACGGCTACACGTACCTCGCCGTCTTCGGCATTGGGGCGGCGGGGGCGGCCCTGTCCGGGGGACTGCTGCAGATTACGGGCCCCTCGCTTCTCTTTGGCGTCCTGGCGGGCATCGCCCTGCTCGGGGCGGGCCTGAGCGCGGGGCTCGCCGTGCGGCGGGGCCAAGGAGCCGGGCCGGAAGAGGGCGAAGACCGGTCGCCGTGA
- a CDS encoding SusC/RagA family TonB-linked outer membrane protein — MLNAIPSCSPRTLIFVAVLGALLACGLLGGTRAVHAQDLEVTGTVVSADNQSSLPGVNIRVAGTSRGTVTGPDGGFSLVVDSPQDTLTFSFIGYQTKTVPVDGRSEIRVVLETQSQELEGVVVTALGIERQQRSVGYATSSIEAQDLVSVTESNPANLLQGNVPGLVLSSNASGPNASSNINIRGVSSIAGNNDPLFIVDGIPIDNTVIGEVGKFGGRDGGSALSVVNPENISDISVLKGAGAAALYGTRARDGVVLITTKTGRTSAPGEVNVQYSSTVTAKDVVSGFSDFQSQYGQGTQGRAPSNQDAALSAGLSSWGAPLDAVGEAPQFDGTVRPYGDVANRQGFYRMGLSQKHSLSINAGFEDASLRMSASHQNTESVVPNSSYEQTNVSLRGKTQLGGLTADASVTYQNELTDNRTFLNDGARNPNYLISFLPNNVPKSALQPGATEEGVEKQFTSNGLPTNPYWAVNEQESDDDKDRILGNVNLNYSVNDWFSLQGQTGLDWYSLRRTNVDAFGSAFEPGGSMTEDTYRVWESNSKLLATATPSLTDELSLRLDVGGSLRHRQFEQVGTFGRNFGIPDLETISNTANPTRNYDFSEQQIRSVFGSASFTYRDYLFLTLTTRSDWSSTIPEDNNPFVYPSVSGSFVFSDAFDLPDVLSYGKVRASWAEIGGDTDPYRTRLTYRVLGRHENGGDVAEPLEAISQLSVPERDLTPTSTREVELGFETQFFDDRFGVDFTWYRRSTVDQILDVTVSSTSGYTARTVNSGEVQNTGVELLLTSIPFSTENWTWDSRVNFGSNRSEVKSLAPGLDVRIGAESTDGVASIAQVAGQPVNAIYGNTYVRDDQGRIVHGEDGLPLSGEKEVLGTGAPDWTLGFSNTISYQNVSLNFLIDAKWGGKVFSGTNANAYGNGLHKATLDGRAACDEQAGPDGQYPEDCFVGEGVIGSVNSEGKVTVDRENDVGVRPSEYYGRISGEIAEEFVYDANFIKLRQLRLSYDLPGSVMNRVPVRSASVSVVGRNLFYLYDSVPNVSPESSYNSEAAPGFEQAGVPQSRSIGASVNLRF, encoded by the coding sequence ATGCTCAACGCCATCCCTTCGTGTTCGCCCCGCACGCTCATATTTGTGGCTGTGCTCGGGGCACTGCTCGCCTGTGGACTGCTGGGGGGAACACGGGCCGTGCACGCACAAGACCTTGAGGTGACCGGTACCGTCGTGTCCGCCGACAACCAGTCCTCACTTCCCGGGGTGAACATTCGAGTCGCGGGCACCAGCCGGGGGACCGTCACGGGCCCGGACGGCGGTTTCAGTCTCGTGGTGGACAGTCCCCAGGACACCCTCACGTTTTCGTTCATCGGATACCAAACAAAGACGGTCCCGGTCGATGGGCGTTCGGAGATTCGTGTCGTGCTCGAGACCCAATCGCAGGAGCTCGAGGGGGTCGTGGTGACGGCGCTCGGCATCGAACGGCAGCAGCGCTCCGTCGGCTACGCGACGAGTAGCATTGAGGCTCAAGACCTCGTGAGCGTCACGGAATCCAACCCGGCCAACCTGTTGCAGGGAAATGTGCCGGGGCTGGTTCTCAGCTCGAACGCGTCTGGTCCGAACGCGTCCTCGAACATCAACATCCGTGGTGTCTCGTCGATCGCGGGAAATAACGATCCGCTCTTCATCGTGGACGGGATTCCCATCGACAACACAGTCATTGGAGAGGTCGGAAAGTTTGGCGGCCGGGACGGGGGAAGTGCGCTATCGGTGGTCAACCCGGAAAACATCTCGGACATCTCCGTCCTGAAGGGGGCTGGAGCCGCCGCGCTCTACGGGACACGGGCCCGAGACGGGGTGGTGCTGATCACGACAAAAACGGGCCGTACGTCGGCTCCGGGAGAGGTGAACGTACAGTACAGCTCCACCGTCACGGCCAAGGATGTGGTCAGTGGCTTCTCGGACTTTCAGAGTCAGTACGGCCAGGGCACGCAGGGCCGAGCGCCGTCGAACCAGGACGCGGCGCTGAGCGCCGGCCTTTCGAGTTGGGGAGCGCCTCTCGATGCAGTAGGCGAGGCCCCTCAGTTTGACGGAACGGTGCGCCCGTACGGCGACGTGGCCAATCGACAGGGATTCTATCGAATGGGACTCTCACAGAAGCACTCCCTCTCGATCAATGCGGGCTTTGAAGACGCATCACTCCGCATGTCGGCGTCGCATCAGAACACCGAAAGCGTCGTCCCGAATTCGAGCTACGAGCAGACCAATGTCAGTCTTCGCGGGAAGACCCAGCTCGGGGGACTAACGGCCGACGCGAGCGTCACGTATCAGAACGAACTCACAGACAACCGGACGTTTCTAAACGATGGGGCCCGGAATCCGAACTACCTGATCTCGTTTCTGCCAAACAACGTTCCGAAAAGCGCCCTTCAGCCGGGGGCAACTGAAGAGGGCGTCGAGAAGCAATTCACGTCCAATGGGCTCCCGACCAACCCCTACTGGGCCGTCAATGAGCAGGAGTCCGACGACGACAAGGACCGCATCCTGGGAAACGTCAATCTGAATTACTCGGTCAACGACTGGTTCTCCCTGCAGGGACAAACGGGCCTTGACTGGTACTCGCTCCGACGCACAAACGTAGATGCATTCGGATCCGCGTTCGAACCTGGCGGGTCTATGACCGAGGATACCTATCGAGTCTGGGAGAGCAACTCGAAGCTCTTGGCGACCGCAACGCCCTCTCTCACCGATGAGCTCTCCCTCCGACTCGACGTCGGGGGCAGCCTGCGGCACCGCCAGTTCGAGCAAGTGGGTACGTTCGGTCGTAACTTCGGCATTCCTGACCTAGAGACCATCTCAAATACAGCCAATCCTACTCGGAATTACGACTTTTCGGAGCAGCAGATTCGTTCCGTCTTCGGGTCGGCGTCCTTCACCTACCGAGACTACCTGTTCCTCACGCTGACGACCCGCAGTGACTGGTCCTCGACCATCCCGGAGGACAACAACCCGTTCGTGTACCCGTCCGTGAGTGGAAGCTTTGTCTTCTCGGATGCCTTCGACCTGCCGGACGTACTGAGCTACGGAAAAGTCCGGGCGTCTTGGGCGGAGATCGGGGGCGACACGGACCCGTACCGGACAAGATTGACCTACAGGGTGCTCGGGCGGCACGAAAACGGTGGCGACGTTGCTGAGCCGCTGGAGGCAATTTCGCAGCTGAGCGTCCCGGAGCGCGATTTGACCCCGACATCTACGCGGGAGGTGGAGCTCGGATTCGAGACGCAGTTCTTCGATGATCGGTTTGGGGTCGACTTCACCTGGTATCGCCGCAGCACGGTCGACCAGATCCTGGACGTTACCGTTTCCTCGACCTCTGGGTACACGGCGCGGACGGTCAACAGTGGCGAAGTTCAGAACACGGGCGTCGAGCTGCTCCTGACGTCGATCCCATTCTCGACGGAGAACTGGACCTGGGATTCGAGGGTCAACTTCGGCTCGAATCGGAGTGAAGTTAAATCCCTCGCACCAGGTCTCGACGTGCGGATCGGTGCGGAGAGCACGGACGGGGTGGCCAGCATCGCTCAGGTTGCTGGCCAGCCCGTCAATGCGATCTACGGAAATACGTACGTCCGCGACGATCAGGGTCGCATCGTCCACGGGGAGGACGGGCTGCCCCTGTCGGGCGAAAAAGAAGTGCTGGGGACCGGCGCGCCCGACTGGACGCTCGGCTTCTCGAATACTATTTCTTACCAGAACGTTAGTCTGAACTTCCTGATCGACGCGAAGTGGGGCGGCAAGGTCTTCTCCGGAACCAACGCCAACGCCTACGGCAACGGACTTCACAAGGCGACCCTCGATGGGCGAGCTGCTTGTGACGAGCAGGCCGGACCGGATGGGCAATACCCGGAAGATTGCTTCGTCGGAGAGGGCGTGATTGGCAGTGTGAACAGTGAGGGGAAGGTGACCGTCGACCGCGAGAATGACGTCGGCGTTCGACCTTCCGAGTACTACGGTCGGATCTCGGGGGAGATTGCCGAGGAGTTTGTCTACGACGCCAACTTCATCAAGCTCCGCCAGCTCCGGTTGAGCTACGACCTGCCGGGCAGTGTGATGAACCGGGTGCCGGTACGCAGCGCGAGTGTCTCGGTGGTTGGGCGAAATCTGTTTTACCTGTACGACTCGGTGCCGAATGTTAGTCCCGAGTCGAGTTACAACAGCGAGGCCGCGCCGGGTTTCGAGCAGGCGGGCGTTCCGCAGTCGCGAAGCATTGGTGCGTCGGTCAATCTCCGATTCTGA
- a CDS encoding SusD/RagB family nutrient-binding outer membrane lipoprotein → MNKDPTTAEESTPNLELTTLQLGVAGSRYEMWRTNLIYTMPMVQHIANPAGTYVGNFNGYSPGYSASFFETRYGGGTNGSNFLRTVMNANALIDEIEGKPEQVNLLAATRIMRVLTFQRLTDVYGDIPYFDAGKGALEGKFTPHYTRQDSIYMDLHDELRAAVDQFDASQPALGDEDLLFRGDINQWKRFANSLQLRLALRLVKVRPDLAQSWAEEAVNADGGVMQGIDDDAYVSHQSGPSGGPAGFNTNANSEVMQTFAGQWLSETFVDWMKDKNDPRLTEYGALAPGGLDSALVEDPVQQRGMPNGFDNNELADSDEYTDDLDQYTRIHPNLRGLDAPMFFQTYAEVELMLAEAAVRGWNVPGSVEAHYEDGVRAAMNYITRYDEDNTKVSDSEITQYLSDNPLPSGREARLRVINNQYWAATFLNGIESWSNWRRSGYPELTPAPEQGDTGGQFIRRLDYPQGERDLNGENYQEARERQNITQSNRLTPRVWWDCGAYADQCAE, encoded by the coding sequence ATGAACAAAGATCCTACGACTGCCGAAGAGTCAACCCCAAATCTTGAGTTGACGACCCTTCAACTCGGGGTTGCGGGAAGTCGGTACGAAATGTGGCGCACGAACCTGATCTACACAATGCCGATGGTGCAGCATATCGCAAACCCGGCAGGCACCTATGTAGGCAACTTTAACGGGTATTCCCCTGGCTACTCGGCCTCCTTTTTCGAAACTCGATACGGAGGAGGAACCAACGGGTCGAATTTCCTCCGTACCGTCATGAATGCGAACGCCCTCATCGATGAGATTGAGGGAAAGCCAGAGCAGGTCAATTTGCTTGCAGCCACCCGCATTATGCGTGTGCTCACATTTCAGCGCCTCACTGATGTCTACGGGGACATTCCGTACTTCGACGCGGGGAAGGGCGCGTTGGAGGGGAAATTTACGCCCCACTACACACGTCAGGATAGCATCTACATGGACCTGCACGACGAGCTCCGGGCGGCGGTTGATCAGTTCGATGCGTCGCAGCCAGCGCTTGGAGACGAAGACTTACTCTTTAGAGGCGACATTAACCAGTGGAAAAGATTTGCCAACTCGCTCCAGTTGCGCCTGGCCCTTCGTCTCGTAAAGGTGCGGCCGGACCTGGCGCAGAGCTGGGCCGAGGAGGCAGTCAATGCCGACGGCGGTGTCATGCAGGGCATCGACGATGACGCGTATGTGTCTCATCAATCGGGGCCGTCGGGCGGCCCGGCAGGCTTCAATACGAACGCCAATAGCGAGGTCATGCAAACATTTGCGGGGCAGTGGCTCAGCGAGACGTTCGTAGACTGGATGAAGGACAAGAATGACCCCCGTCTCACGGAGTACGGGGCGCTTGCTCCGGGCGGCCTCGACAGTGCGCTGGTCGAGGATCCAGTCCAGCAGCGCGGCATGCCCAATGGCTTCGACAACAACGAACTCGCTGATAGCGACGAGTACACCGATGATCTGGACCAGTACACGCGCATTCATCCCAATCTTCGGGGGCTCGATGCCCCGATGTTCTTCCAGACCTACGCGGAGGTGGAGCTGATGCTCGCCGAGGCAGCAGTACGGGGATGGAACGTGCCTGGGTCGGTGGAGGCCCACTACGAGGATGGGGTACGGGCAGCCATGAACTATATAACCAGGTACGATGAAGACAATACCAAAGTGAGCGATTCGGAGATCACCCAGTATCTCTCCGACAATCCTCTCCCGAGTGGGCGGGAAGCACGCCTGCGGGTGATCAATAACCAGTACTGGGCGGCGACCTTCCTCAATGGGATCGAGTCCTGGTCGAACTGGCGCCGGTCGGGCTACCCGGAGCTGACTCCTGCCCCGGAGCAGGGAGATACGGGCGGCCAGTTTATCCGCCGTCTGGACTATCCGCAGGGTGAGAGGGACCTCAATGGTGAGAACTACCAGGAGGCCCGTGAACGCCAGAACATTACGCAGTCCAACCGTCTCACGCCGCGCGTGTGGTGGGACTGTGGGGCGTACGCCGATCAGTGCGCCGAGTAA